The region GCGGGCGTCGATCATTATTCCGAGAAGTGCCTTCGCCGCGTCTGGAAGGCCGAACGCTTCTCGTGGTGGTTCACTTCTCTCATGCACCGCTTCCCGGAGACGGGCGACTTCGGGCAGAAGCTGCAGGAGGCGGAGCTGGACTACCTGGTGGGCTCCGCCGCTGCGTCGACGGCGCTCGCGGAAAACTACGTGGGGTTGCCGCTGTAGGGCCTCAATCCGCAAACGTGCCCGTCGCCTTGATGATCGGCCCCCACTTGTCGATCTCCGCCTTCAGCCACACCTGCAGCGATTCCGGCGTCAGCTTGTCTTCGCCGACGATTTCCGCGCCGAGTTCGGTCATGCGCGCGACCACCTGCGGGTCCTTCAGTGCAATGCGGATCGCCTGGTTCATCTTGTCGAGGATCGGCTTGGGCGTGCCCTTGGGCGCGTAGATGCCGTGCCATACGACGACCTCGAAGTCCTTGAGGCCCTGCTCGGCCAACGTCGGCGCATCGGGCAGCGCCTTGATGCGGCTCTTCGTCGTGACGCCGTAGAACTTCACGTTGCCTGCCTTGATCTGCGGGATGGTCTGCGTCGTCTGGTCGCACAGGATGTCGACCTGGCCGCCGAGCAGCGCGTTCATCGCGGGGGCGGTGCCCTGGAACGGGACGGCGGTGAGCTTCACGCCGAGCGCGCGCTCGAACATCATCCCGCACAGCTGCGACACGGCGCCGAGGCCGGCGTTCGCGAGGTTGATCTTGGACTGGTTCGCCTTCACGTAGGCAGCGAACTCCTGGAAGTTGTTGGCGGGGAAGTCCTTGCGCGCGAGCATCGTCATCGGCACCTCGACCGCCTGGCTCACGTACTCGAAGTCGGTGAGCGCGTTGTACGAGAGCTTGCGATAGAGCGCCGTCGACGTCGCCATCCCGTTGTGGTGGATGAAGAAGGTGTAGCCGTCCGGCGCGGACCTCGCGACGTACGCTGCGGCGACGGTGCCGCCCGCCCCGAGCTTGTTCTCGATGACGACGGTCTGGCCGATCGTCTTGCCGATGGACACGCCCAGCGTGCGCGCGACGACGTCCGTCGGCCCGCCCGCGGCGAAGGGCACCACCAGCGTGACGGGCTTGGCGGGCCATGCGGACTGGGCCAGGGACGCGGAGGCAGCCAGGACGCACAGCCCGGCGGCGAGACAACGGCGACGCAGATTCATGGTGATCTCCTGTGGATGCCGGCCAGCGTAGCCCAGGCCCGCGCAGCGGGAATCGGTATGTTCCCGGGCGCGCCGCTCTGCTAGTCTTGCGCGCAACCGTTCACGAATTCCCTGCCCATGGCGCAATCCCCTGCCGTCCTCCACGGCGTCCGCATCCTCAGCCTCGCGCTCAACCTCCCCGGCCCCGCCGCGCTCATGCGCTGCCGCGGCATGGGCGCGACCTGCACCA is a window of Caenimonas aquaedulcis DNA encoding:
- a CDS encoding tripartite tricarboxylate transporter substrate-binding protein translates to MNLRRRCLAAGLCVLAASASLAQSAWPAKPVTLVVPFAAGGPTDVVARTLGVSIGKTIGQTVVIENKLGAGGTVAAAYVARSAPDGYTFFIHHNGMATSTALYRKLSYNALTDFEYVSQAVEVPMTMLARKDFPANNFQEFAAYVKANQSKINLANAGLGAVSQLCGMMFERALGVKLTAVPFQGTAPAMNALLGGQVDILCDQTTQTIPQIKAGNVKFYGVTTKSRIKALPDAPTLAEQGLKDFEVVVWHGIYAPKGTPKPILDKMNQAIRIALKDPQVVARMTELGAEIVGEDKLTPESLQVWLKAEIDKWGPIIKATGTFAD